Proteins encoded by one window of Candidatus Omnitrophota bacterium:
- a CDS encoding glutamine synthetase III, protein MNLTEVFGSNVFNDKTMKERLPKDAYVSLKKTIAEGTPLSPDIADIVANAMKDWAIERGATHYTHWFQPLTGSTAEKHDSFISPTEDGGVVMEFSGKQLIQGEPDASSFPSGGLRTTFEARGYTAWDCTSPAFLKEDAADNVTLCIPTAFCSYTGEALDKKTPLLRSMDAINKQAIRVLRALGNADSRKVFPTLGPEQEYFLIDKKYFDERLDLIVSGRTLFGAPAPKGQEMEDQYFGSIKDRIAAFMKEVDTDLWKMGVTAKTKHNEVAPSQYEMAPFFTSANIAADHNQLVMETMRKVALRHGLVCLLHEKPFAGVNGSGKHNNWSLSTDDGLNLLEPGATPHQNQQFLIFLSAVLMALDRHADMLRASAANPGNDHRLGANEAPPAIISAFLGEELTAILEDMAKGAKSSSKGARFLTVGVDSLPPLPMDNTDRNRTSPFAFTGNKFEFRMVGSSASISGPSVILNTIVAEALDEIATRLEKAKDINGETTAIVREIYEKHGRVVFNGNNYSEEWVAEAKKRGLPNIASAVEALACMNSKQAVDLFSKYKVLSKEELHSRTEIYLEHYSKCINIEALAAVDMVKKQYMPYVIRYTANLADTIAKLEAIKTGAEVPREILQEISALVSSAKARLFTLESELAKAQKAKENAETQAKAYRDKVLPAMTQLREDIDTLETLLPESGWPVPTYAAMLFKV, encoded by the coding sequence ATGAATCTGACCGAAGTTTTTGGGTCCAATGTCTTTAATGACAAGACCATGAAGGAGCGTCTTCCCAAAGACGCCTATGTTTCCCTGAAGAAAACCATCGCCGAAGGCACTCCGCTAAGCCCGGATATCGCCGACATCGTTGCCAATGCCATGAAGGATTGGGCCATCGAAAGAGGGGCCACGCACTACACTCACTGGTTCCAACCCCTCACCGGTTCCACGGCAGAAAAGCATGATTCCTTTATTTCCCCCACCGAAGACGGCGGAGTCGTGATGGAGTTCTCCGGCAAGCAGCTCATCCAGGGCGAACCGGATGCTTCCTCCTTTCCGAGCGGCGGCCTGCGCACCACCTTTGAAGCCCGCGGCTATACGGCCTGGGATTGCACGTCCCCTGCCTTCCTTAAAGAAGACGCCGCCGACAATGTTACGCTCTGCATCCCCACTGCCTTCTGCTCTTACACAGGAGAAGCGCTGGACAAGAAGACCCCTCTGCTGCGTTCCATGGACGCAATTAATAAGCAGGCCATTCGCGTCCTAAGGGCGCTGGGCAATGCAGACTCAAGAAAGGTTTTTCCCACATTGGGCCCGGAACAGGAGTACTTCCTGATCGACAAGAAGTACTTTGATGAGCGTTTGGATTTGATTGTGTCCGGACGCACGCTTTTCGGCGCGCCCGCGCCCAAGGGCCAGGAAATGGAGGACCAGTACTTTGGCTCTATTAAAGACCGTATTGCCGCATTCATGAAAGAGGTCGATACGGACCTGTGGAAAATGGGAGTTACGGCCAAAACCAAGCACAACGAGGTGGCCCCCTCCCAGTACGAAATGGCGCCCTTCTTCACCAGCGCCAATATCGCCGCGGACCACAACCAGCTCGTGATGGAGACCATGAGGAAAGTTGCCTTAAGACACGGCCTTGTGTGCTTATTGCACGAGAAGCCTTTTGCCGGCGTCAATGGGTCCGGCAAACACAATAACTGGTCCCTTTCTACAGATGACGGTCTTAACCTGTTGGAACCAGGTGCAACCCCGCACCAAAATCAGCAGTTCTTGATTTTCCTCAGCGCCGTGCTCATGGCCCTGGATCGTCATGCTGATATGCTGCGCGCTTCCGCTGCCAACCCGGGCAATGACCACCGCCTGGGAGCCAACGAAGCCCCGCCGGCGATCATCTCCGCGTTCTTGGGCGAAGAACTCACGGCTATCCTGGAAGACATGGCCAAGGGGGCCAAGTCCTCCAGCAAGGGCGCCCGGTTCTTGACCGTTGGGGTGGATAGCTTACCGCCTCTTCCGATGGACAACACGGACCGCAACCGGACCTCGCCATTTGCCTTCACGGGCAACAAGTTCGAGTTCCGTATGGTGGGGTCTTCGGCCTCTATCTCGGGACCTTCGGTCATCCTCAACACGATTGTAGCCGAGGCCTTGGATGAAATCGCCACGCGTCTGGAAAAGGCCAAAGACATCAACGGGGAAACCACTGCGATTGTCCGCGAGATTTATGAGAAGCACGGCAGAGTTGTTTTTAACGGCAACAACTATTCCGAAGAATGGGTGGCGGAGGCTAAGAAGCGCGGCCTGCCGAATATTGCCTCCGCAGTCGAGGCGCTGGCCTGTATGAATAGTAAGCAAGCCGTCGACCTCTTCTCCAAATACAAGGTGCTTTCCAAGGAAGAGCTCCACTCCCGCACGGAGATCTACTTGGAGCACTATTCCAAGTGCATCAATATCGAAGCCCTTGCAGCAGTCGACATGGTCAAGAAGCAGTACATGCCTTATGTGATTCGCTACACGGCAAATCTGGCGGACACGATTGCCAAACTTGAGGCCATCAAGACCGGTGCAGAAGTCCCCCGGGAGATTCTCCAAGAAATCTCCGCGCTTGTAAGCTCTGCCAAAGCCCGGCTATTTACCTTGGAAAGCGAACTCGCCAAGGCCCAGAAGGCGAAGGAGAACGCGGAAACCCAAGCCAAGGCTTACAGAGACAAGGTTCTCCCGGCAATGACCCAACTCCGCGAGGATATCGATACTCTGGAAACGCTGCTGCCCGAGAGCGGCTGGCCGGTTCCCACTTACGCCGCCATGTTGTTCAAGGTGTAA
- the ppk2 gene encoding polyphosphate kinase 2 yields the protein MKRKEYDRLKNDLQVELLKMQNWVRKTGEKIVVLCEGRDAAGKGGTIKRFMEHLNPRSARVVALEKPTAEERGQWYFQRYIEHLPTAGEIVFFDRSWYNRAGVERVMGFCTAGDYREFLRQVPELERMLVNSGIRLFKFWFSVGQEEQKDRFKSRKKDPLKQWKLSAIDEASMDKWDEYTDAKEAMFFYTDTADAPWTVVKTDDKRRGRINTMRHLLHHLPYPNKDKSVVIQPDPLIVGSARSYFHREDCFPKI from the coding sequence ATGAAGCGCAAGGAGTACGACCGGCTCAAGAACGATTTGCAGGTGGAGCTCCTAAAAATGCAGAATTGGGTCCGCAAGACCGGCGAAAAAATTGTGGTTCTTTGCGAGGGCCGGGACGCGGCCGGCAAGGGGGGCACGATCAAGCGCTTTATGGAACACCTCAATCCCCGAAGTGCGCGGGTGGTCGCCTTGGAAAAACCCACGGCCGAGGAGCGGGGCCAGTGGTATTTCCAACGCTATATTGAGCATCTTCCCACCGCTGGTGAAATCGTTTTCTTCGACCGTTCTTGGTATAACCGGGCGGGTGTGGAGCGCGTGATGGGTTTTTGTACTGCCGGGGACTACCGCGAATTCCTGCGCCAGGTCCCGGAGTTGGAAAGGATGTTGGTGAACAGCGGCATCCGTTTATTCAAGTTTTGGTTTTCCGTGGGGCAAGAGGAGCAAAAGGACCGCTTCAAATCCCGGAAGAAGGATCCGTTAAAGCAATGGAAGTTGAGCGCGATTGACGAGGCGTCCATGGATAAGTGGGATGAATATACGGATGCCAAGGAAGCGATGTTCTTCTATACCGATACTGCGGATGCGCCTTGGACCGTGGTGAAGACGGATGACAAGAGAAGGGGCCGCATCAATACCATGCGGCATTTGCTGCACCACCTGCCTTATCCGAACAAAGACAAGAGCGTGGTCATTCAGCCGGATCCGCTCATTGTAGGCTCGGCGCGCAGCTACTTCCACCGCGAAGACTGCTTCCCCAAGATTTAG